One window of the Rhizobium etli 8C-3 genome contains the following:
- a CDS encoding glycoside hydrolase family 15 protein, with product MTVALWSQPVADPAYAGPAIGAYAPAVKPAPAFAQTDLVALSRYFSLLMMRNITSDGYVIEDPASSSNFSVPGCVIAAPSYPANTPGVDQDYVFNWVRDGAITAIEIALAGLPLVPGGGVPSLIDYVNFAALCQANAKNSATVTLGHACFTITGEVRPWSEQNDGPAIQSIAILTLFDQLDGATQTIAKQLVETNLAYLLEVYQNKTTNLWEEYEGYSFFARAVQLRFFREIARNTIGIPVPAGVADAISWLEIQLATHWNGQLYVSVLDAAAQAGYDANIDIVSSVCYGGIEPTDTKLLATAAILRRQWADPSSSNYYPINGADAAKGLGPLFGRYPGDHYDGDVAAPVVGGHPWALCTANFAEFQYRLANAIEASGAIPLDQFSEPFFAELGLGASSSAADASVALRASSDLMLRAIVYHSDHYELSEQFDGTTGYEKSVRNLTWSYASFLSAVRARSGGALAAKAKPQKSRVPRS from the coding sequence ATGACAGTTGCATTATGGAGTCAGCCAGTTGCGGACCCGGCCTATGCAGGCCCGGCTATCGGCGCTTATGCGCCTGCAGTCAAACCGGCGCCCGCCTTCGCGCAGACCGATCTGGTTGCATTGTCGCGCTATTTTTCTCTTCTGATGATGCGCAACATCACAAGCGATGGCTATGTCATCGAGGATCCGGCATCGTCCAGCAACTTTTCGGTCCCGGGCTGCGTCATCGCCGCACCCTCCTATCCAGCGAACACGCCGGGTGTCGACCAGGACTATGTTTTCAACTGGGTCCGCGATGGAGCTATTACGGCTATCGAGATCGCGCTCGCCGGCTTGCCGCTCGTTCCGGGCGGGGGTGTGCCGAGCCTGATCGACTACGTGAACTTCGCCGCGCTCTGTCAGGCGAATGCGAAGAATTCCGCGACCGTCACACTTGGCCATGCCTGCTTCACCATCACTGGTGAGGTTCGTCCGTGGTCGGAGCAGAATGACGGGCCGGCCATTCAGTCGATTGCGATCCTGACCTTGTTCGATCAGCTGGATGGTGCCACGCAGACAATCGCCAAACAATTGGTCGAGACTAACCTCGCCTATCTTCTCGAAGTTTATCAGAACAAGACCACAAATCTCTGGGAGGAATATGAGGGCTATTCCTTTTTCGCAAGAGCCGTACAGTTGCGCTTTTTCCGGGAAATTGCCAGAAACACGATTGGCATTCCGGTGCCTGCTGGGGTGGCCGATGCCATCTCTTGGCTGGAAATCCAGCTGGCTACCCACTGGAATGGGCAGCTCTATGTGAGCGTTCTGGATGCCGCAGCGCAAGCCGGTTACGACGCCAACATCGATATCGTCTCTTCGGTCTGCTATGGCGGGATCGAGCCGACCGATACCAAGCTTCTGGCAACGGCGGCCATCCTGCGGCGCCAGTGGGCCGATCCTTCGTCTTCGAACTATTACCCGATCAATGGCGCCGACGCGGCCAAAGGACTCGGTCCACTCTTCGGGCGCTATCCAGGCGACCATTACGATGGCGATGTGGCGGCTCCGGTGGTCGGCGGGCATCCCTGGGCTCTGTGCACCGCTAACTTCGCCGAGTTTCAATATCGGCTTGCCAATGCCATCGAGGCCAGCGGCGCCATCCCTCTCGATCAGTTTTCTGAACCCTTCTTCGCGGAACTGGGTCTTGGCGCATCCAGCAGCGCCGCCGACGCGTCGGTTGCCTTGCGGGCTTCGTCTGACCTCATGCTGCGCGCCATCGTCTATCACAGCGATCACTATGAACTGAGCGAACAGTTCGATGGAACCACTGGCTATGAGAAAAGCGTCCGGAACCTGACCTGGAGCTACGCCTCTTTCCTCTCTGCAGTCAGAGCCCGCTCCGGCGGCGCCCTGGCCGCCAAGGCCAAACCCCAAAAGTCGCGCGTCCCAAGATCATGA
- a CDS encoding AMP-binding protein encodes MADLNLLRKIQEFSWRTPDHPAIEFHGEVTTYEDLAARVAAISKHFLAAGIYVGSRVGIHLRRSPDMVAAILAALNVGAAFVPLPLDSPKARNRLVAELADLNLLIVDDELHGSDFPARNRMWLNEIGFAGNPILPVAAFDEQELAYIIFTSGSTGQPKGVMVRRCNLDYFLDAIDRVVDFRRWNRILAATTFGFDISVLELLLPLANGGTLILADDHQSRSSDALIKLVEGRERCLIQATPTMWRMIVSSGWIPDCNVGALCGGEVLPTQLARELFDRSRAAWNLYGPTETTIWSFYHCLSEADFEDPGKAVPIGYPLPGTSYAIEKADGELGDGELRIDGPGVSGGYFRRPDLNEGKFTSALENGPFDRFMTGDLVVERNDGCLMYVGRKDRQVKLNGFRIEPGEIERALDRLPFVEQSAVKLTETRSSEKCLTAFIVAPQLDERVESWGAVWDAAYDLHGQTSIAEGTGYTSTFTGKPIGETQIKAWAQATADRVLGFSPGSVLDIGCGVGLLGERLLREGLVKYQGCDLSSAAVAAAQKRLAQQFGQSPRWQLSCVPANEIRSAVSGPFDLVLLNSVVQYFPDEDYLAAVLQQAIALCRHGGKIVVGDIPAASMKPVMARIAAEAATNDGSADADVEQWIKTIGRGELWLDPADFARITQSQRRVAATDLDLRLGESDDEMTRFRYDAVLHLDSDERTPCHVAAVYDFEKDVPKAGDLSEWLKTVPDAFILRQIPNPRVLGRTVQRQHDPIASVGRDEAQVLPLTSMSDLTLEDFRRWGTANRRAVRIMWSEPITKGSVDLCVTPVDSFSSLFERRHLSRILGHQMPQSVSWSINRQRDYKVRKLLAEILPHYMIPSQFVYLSKMPLTYNGKVDYKALQTVDLPQFSQEREIELPDGSNRDRIAAMWSALLSIDKPPVDLSFFLAGGSSILTVELARRLSSAYGVEVNVVDLFVHTTIIGQAEHVERLLNNRSAERTERANNKIIDAASRRHNAALARRSARVSLRE; translated from the coding sequence ATGGCCGACTTAAACTTGCTGCGCAAAATTCAAGAATTCAGCTGGCGAACTCCTGATCACCCAGCGATAGAGTTTCACGGCGAAGTTACCACCTATGAAGACCTCGCCGCTCGCGTGGCTGCAATATCCAAGCATTTTCTCGCAGCCGGCATTTATGTCGGTTCGCGCGTCGGCATCCATCTTCGACGCTCTCCCGACATGGTTGCTGCGATTCTCGCAGCTCTAAATGTCGGGGCCGCGTTTGTCCCATTGCCCCTGGATTCGCCAAAAGCAAGAAACAGACTGGTTGCCGAATTGGCTGATCTCAATCTGTTGATCGTCGATGACGAACTTCATGGCAGCGATTTTCCCGCCCGCAACCGTATGTGGCTGAACGAAATTGGCTTTGCTGGCAATCCCATTCTGCCAGTCGCTGCTTTCGATGAGCAGGAGTTGGCTTACATCATATTCACGTCCGGATCGACCGGCCAGCCCAAGGGCGTGATGGTTAGGCGGTGCAATCTCGACTACTTCCTGGATGCGATCGACCGGGTCGTCGATTTTCGCAGATGGAACAGGATCCTGGCGGCCACAACGTTTGGGTTCGATATTTCTGTGCTTGAGCTGCTTCTTCCGCTGGCCAATGGCGGTACCTTGATTCTTGCCGATGATCATCAATCGAGAAGCAGCGATGCCCTGATCAAGCTCGTGGAAGGGCGAGAGCGATGCCTGATCCAGGCAACACCAACTATGTGGCGCATGATCGTTTCCTCGGGTTGGATTCCCGACTGCAATGTCGGTGCCCTTTGCGGAGGAGAAGTTCTCCCGACCCAATTGGCGCGAGAATTATTCGATCGTTCAAGGGCCGCATGGAACCTCTATGGCCCGACCGAGACGACCATTTGGTCGTTCTACCATTGCCTCTCGGAAGCAGATTTTGAAGATCCCGGAAAAGCGGTGCCAATTGGCTATCCTTTGCCAGGGACGAGCTACGCGATTGAGAAGGCCGATGGCGAACTCGGGGATGGTGAGCTGCGCATCGATGGCCCCGGTGTAAGTGGAGGTTATTTCCGACGCCCGGACCTGAATGAAGGGAAATTCACAAGTGCGTTGGAGAACGGGCCGTTTGACCGCTTCATGACGGGCGATCTGGTCGTCGAGCGCAATGATGGCTGTTTGATGTATGTCGGACGCAAAGATCGCCAGGTGAAGCTAAACGGGTTTCGTATCGAGCCTGGAGAAATCGAAAGAGCGCTCGATCGTCTGCCGTTCGTAGAACAATCGGCAGTCAAGCTCACTGAAACGAGGTCGAGTGAAAAGTGCCTGACCGCGTTCATTGTTGCTCCGCAGCTTGACGAGAGGGTCGAAAGCTGGGGCGCGGTCTGGGATGCGGCCTATGACCTCCATGGGCAAACAAGTATTGCCGAGGGAACGGGATATACATCGACCTTCACCGGAAAACCGATCGGCGAAACCCAAATCAAGGCGTGGGCGCAGGCAACCGCAGATCGCGTCTTAGGGTTTTCTCCCGGCAGTGTCCTCGATATCGGCTGCGGCGTGGGCTTACTTGGCGAGCGCCTCTTAAGGGAAGGCCTGGTCAAATATCAGGGCTGTGATCTGTCAAGTGCGGCTGTCGCAGCAGCCCAAAAGCGGCTGGCGCAGCAATTTGGACAATCCCCCCGCTGGCAATTGTCCTGCGTGCCGGCCAACGAAATTCGCAGCGCTGTGTCAGGGCCTTTTGACCTCGTCCTGCTGAATTCCGTAGTCCAGTACTTTCCAGACGAAGACTATCTGGCCGCCGTTTTGCAGCAGGCGATTGCGCTTTGCCGACATGGTGGAAAGATCGTCGTTGGCGACATTCCTGCCGCATCCATGAAGCCGGTTATGGCACGCATTGCCGCGGAGGCTGCCACAAATGACGGCAGTGCTGATGCAGATGTCGAACAGTGGATCAAGACCATCGGCCGTGGCGAGCTCTGGCTCGATCCGGCCGACTTCGCACGGATCACACAGAGCCAACGAAGAGTGGCTGCCACCGACTTGGATCTGCGACTTGGTGAAAGCGATGATGAAATGACGCGCTTTCGTTACGATGCAGTATTGCATCTAGATTCGGACGAACGGACCCCCTGCCACGTCGCGGCGGTTTACGACTTCGAGAAAGATGTGCCGAAGGCGGGCGATCTGTCGGAATGGCTGAAAACGGTTCCGGACGCATTCATCTTGCGACAGATCCCCAACCCACGAGTTCTTGGCAGAACGGTACAGAGACAGCATGACCCTATTGCCTCTGTCGGGCGCGATGAAGCTCAAGTTTTGCCCTTAACTTCGATGTCAGACCTTACCCTTGAGGATTTTCGCAGATGGGGAACAGCAAACCGGCGGGCAGTTCGCATCATGTGGAGTGAACCGATCACAAAGGGCAGTGTCGATCTCTGCGTAACACCGGTTGATAGTTTCTCGTCACTCTTCGAGCGGAGACATCTATCTCGGATCCTTGGTCATCAGATGCCTCAATCGGTGAGTTGGTCGATCAATCGGCAACGTGATTACAAAGTAAGAAAGCTATTGGCCGAAATTCTGCCGCACTACATGATCCCCTCACAGTTCGTCTATCTTTCAAAAATGCCTCTCACCTACAACGGAAAGGTAGACTACAAGGCGCTTCAAACAGTTGATCTCCCCCAGTTCTCACAGGAAAGGGAAATCGAGCTGCCAGATGGAAGCAACCGTGATCGCATCGCCGCCATGTGGTCAGCTCTTTTGAGCATAGATAAGCCACCGGTGGACCTCTCCTTCTTCCTCGCCGGCGGTTCATCCATCTTGACGGTCGAACTCGCAAGACGATTGTCTAGCGCGTATGGCGTGGAAGTGAACGTCGTTGACCTTTTTGTTCATACGACGATCATCGGTCAGGCGGAGCACGTGGAGAGGTTATTGAACAATCGCTCAGCGGAAAGAACTGAAAGAGCGAACAACAAGATCATCGATGCTGCGAGCCGTCGGCACAACGCTGCGCTGGCGAGAAGGTCAGCGAGAGTTTCGCTGCGGGAGTGA
- a CDS encoding glycine betaine ABC transporter substrate-binding protein: MSLKLMNATINVAALSFVMMFSLSPERVLGQTQSAPITFYDGGWENIQISNAIAIYMIKHGFGRQAVDVDSNVPKMQNAMRSGTMDVNLEMYNNLMAEWVSAQVTDGKIVELGETYESASQGFYVPTYVIKGDAARGIKPLAPDLSSVQDLRKYLQAFRERDPDRQSKFINCIPGWACREINLIKLATYGLDNDLKSIEPKTENELNETILKEYEAGRPFITYYWAPSALPTMIDLTLLKEPAYDPACWAAIEKLLTPFQPGVPAERACAYETIPILKYATKKMVGENPDVVAFLRAMFIGSKTMGELAAYMHKQRATPEETALYFLRNHQTTWTKWVSDPVRSRVAASLSH, encoded by the coding sequence ATGTCGTTGAAACTGATGAATGCCACGATCAACGTTGCCGCACTTTCATTTGTGATGATGTTCTCGTTAAGCCCAGAACGCGTTTTGGGGCAGACACAATCAGCGCCGATCACGTTCTACGACGGGGGATGGGAGAACATCCAAATCAGCAACGCGATTGCCATTTACATGATCAAGCACGGCTTCGGGCGCCAAGCCGTGGACGTCGATTCCAATGTTCCGAAAATGCAAAACGCGATGAGAAGCGGAACGATGGACGTCAATCTGGAAATGTACAACAACCTCATGGCGGAATGGGTGAGCGCACAGGTTACAGACGGCAAGATTGTCGAGCTCGGCGAAACTTACGAGAGTGCCTCGCAGGGCTTTTATGTTCCCACCTATGTCATCAAAGGAGATGCCGCCCGAGGCATCAAGCCCCTCGCCCCCGATCTTAGCAGCGTTCAGGATCTTCGCAAATATCTTCAAGCATTTCGCGAACGCGATCCGGACAGGCAATCCAAATTCATCAATTGCATACCCGGCTGGGCTTGCAGGGAGATCAACCTGATCAAGCTTGCGACATACGGGCTGGATAATGATCTCAAATCCATCGAACCAAAAACAGAAAACGAGCTGAACGAAACCATTCTGAAGGAATACGAGGCGGGGCGTCCGTTCATAACCTATTATTGGGCTCCCAGTGCGCTGCCGACCATGATCGACCTGACGCTTCTGAAGGAACCTGCTTACGACCCAGCTTGCTGGGCTGCAATCGAAAAGCTGCTCACGCCGTTTCAGCCTGGCGTTCCGGCTGAACGAGCTTGCGCCTATGAGACTATTCCAATCCTGAAATATGCGACGAAGAAAATGGTCGGTGAAAACCCGGACGTCGTAGCCTTCCTGCGGGCCATGTTCATCGGTTCCAAGACGATGGGCGAGCTTGCGGCTTACATGCATAAGCAAAGGGCCACGCCTGAGGAGACCGCACTTTATTTTCTGAGAAATCATCAGACGACCTGGACGAAATGGGTCTCCGATCCCGTCCGATCGCGGGTTGCCGCGTCGCTCTCCCACTAA
- a CDS encoding type I polyketide synthase: MQDTYHGNEIAIIGMACRFPDADTVDTYWKNLKQGRESIVPISREQLRRLGVADKVIDGGDYVGVSANLPNFDTFDAGFFKLTQKEAETIDPQHRLFLECAWEALETAGCAQRRSELLIGVYGGVGPSTYSTDFLQNPYQVPGTNRFLDSASGFLVMLGNDKDYVSTRTSYKLDLRGPSLNVQSACSTGLLSVHLACQGLQLGECDVALAGASSILIPHGVGYIHQAGGIVSRDGHCRAFDGAADGTVFSSGTGVVALKRLDDALSDKDFIHAVIKGSATNNDGAAKASFGAPSVRGQADVIRQALANAGVEANSIEFIETHGTGTPLGDPIEVRALSEVFALSSNEQARCALGSVKTNIGHLSAAAGIAGLIKAVLALQHRTIPPTLHFQSLNPAISFDGTPFYINTAPEDWPGQAPHRAGVTSLGVGGTNVHVVLEEAPRQRSADEERKGQRPDVLALSADSEKALSNLLLKYRDYLLGPVAPEPSDVCYSANTGLAHFPYRFAAVSTSAADLAEQLDVASKRTSSVAPSQDGKLAFLFTGQGSQYPGMGKILYQTEPVFRHWIDIANPLVTDECGVPLLDLLFSPLVNEELLDQTRYTQPALLAFEYALAKLWLARGVKPDVLIGHSLGEFTAACVSGILPFDQALRLVGARGRLMQDARPAGAMLAVAMGLDEARRLIREFGSSLSIAAKNAPLSVVVSGEKQEILALREELERCGVSHSIVNASVASHSSLMESIVGDFAHHAKSVVFSSPTLPIIANVTGSISSQEMTSPDYWCKQLLKPVLFEQSVETALRLGVTTFLEIGPKSVLSNLGKMCASDRPAIQNTAWITALSENVDDCEQDALALAQLFESGAGIDWAAIYEDRKGRRIPLPSYPFQRRRYWPGVDDKVDERWFHRTLWRPEEQADRSADSPLPQILLVCGADTAATELVNLLERQITAEAAKTVRRGRHRPIVMYLNEINIADIQALLRHTTTGKDAPECRLIYVAFASSREDGEPAPQAGPDATQGIFDAVRFVRDASAFDGSIDLKVQILTRNAVSIDHQDLPVVPAQAAIWSVATVFGQEHRDIWHSVIDFDESSTDLVVARLLRGDLADQTALRRRSSFVARLEDVELAESRSLAFRDDATYLVTGGLGGVGRSLVRWLADCGAKNILLIGRSLEDETKRSELKALRERIPNLRFERADVASRADMARIFCDIEVSGFPLKGVFHAAGVNENGMIADVAHDALDRALRPKLHGTLVLDELTRSCEMDFFICFSSLSSMLGFKGQAAYVAANAAMEAIVTKRVCEGFPALAICWGPWAGDGMSASLGARQKARLAAMGIREFSPDEGVEKLSRLFGLSGIYGAFPIVWQSYLDQFNRRIPPLFSAVTSPKPTSVVGTGRTSKRPFKDEAAALPIEERTDFVVSSISAIVAKTLSTSPKSVRTDEAINRLGFDSLTTLELRDALKALGVVLPLGPLFSGASIADISKIILDQLETQTDVRLAPPSSVLPARREPLIIPRRSGNASMQLVCFAYAGGGPAVFNGWADQLPDDIEVAIVQLPGRGSRLAERPHTRMHDLVDELTPVLADYLDRPFAFFGHCIGGIQAFELAHRLEREYRLHPLHLFVAGSRAPQIYNERQASIDAVQFGATAARSGAATEEDFIDMLKDVNFANNKALFKDAELLSLMLPVIKADYELNNTYIYQPKHPLATPITAIGGRADPYTTGEHILAWSEQSMLPLDTHFCPGDHYFMETHSSFLIETAAQILLGYASQARPRHIRIVSSN; encoded by the coding sequence ATGCAAGATACCTACCACGGGAACGAAATCGCGATCATCGGAATGGCATGCCGGTTTCCCGACGCCGACACCGTAGACACATACTGGAAGAATTTGAAGCAGGGTCGCGAGAGCATTGTTCCAATCTCCCGCGAGCAGCTTCGCCGCCTCGGTGTGGCGGACAAGGTCATCGATGGCGGCGACTATGTTGGAGTTTCAGCCAATCTACCGAACTTTGACACCTTTGATGCCGGGTTCTTCAAGTTGACGCAGAAAGAGGCAGAGACGATCGATCCTCAACATCGTCTGTTTCTGGAGTGCGCTTGGGAAGCGCTCGAGACTGCGGGATGCGCACAAAGGCGAAGCGAGCTTCTGATCGGCGTTTACGGCGGTGTGGGACCAAGCACCTATTCGACGGATTTTCTGCAGAATCCATATCAGGTCCCCGGCACGAACCGTTTTCTCGACAGCGCCTCAGGCTTCCTTGTCATGCTAGGAAACGACAAGGATTATGTCAGCACAAGAACGTCCTACAAACTCGACCTGCGCGGACCAAGCCTGAACGTGCAGAGCGCGTGCTCGACCGGTCTGCTCTCGGTGCATCTGGCATGCCAGGGGCTGCAACTGGGAGAATGCGACGTTGCCCTTGCTGGCGCATCATCGATCCTCATTCCTCACGGCGTAGGCTACATCCATCAGGCAGGCGGTATCGTTTCTCGTGACGGCCATTGCCGGGCTTTTGACGGCGCTGCTGATGGAACGGTTTTTAGCAGCGGAACAGGAGTTGTTGCTCTCAAACGTCTGGACGACGCGTTGTCCGACAAAGATTTCATTCACGCTGTCATCAAAGGTTCTGCCACAAACAACGACGGCGCCGCTAAAGCGAGCTTTGGTGCGCCGAGCGTGCGGGGACAGGCTGACGTCATCAGACAAGCGCTTGCCAACGCCGGCGTTGAAGCAAACTCAATTGAGTTCATCGAAACCCACGGAACCGGAACGCCGCTGGGAGATCCGATCGAAGTGCGTGCCTTGTCTGAGGTATTTGCACTGTCGTCGAACGAGCAGGCCCGCTGTGCTCTCGGCTCGGTTAAGACGAACATCGGCCATTTGTCGGCCGCCGCGGGTATTGCGGGTCTCATCAAGGCGGTCCTGGCGTTGCAGCATCGGACGATTCCGCCAACATTGCACTTCCAAAGTTTAAATCCGGCAATTTCCTTTGACGGAACACCTTTCTACATAAACACCGCGCCGGAAGATTGGCCCGGGCAGGCGCCTCACAGGGCAGGCGTGACATCGCTCGGTGTTGGCGGCACGAATGTGCATGTCGTCCTGGAGGAAGCTCCTCGGCAGCGATCGGCCGACGAAGAGCGGAAGGGACAAAGGCCAGACGTCCTCGCGTTGTCGGCGGATTCCGAAAAGGCATTGAGCAACCTGCTGCTGAAATACCGCGACTATCTCCTTGGCCCGGTGGCACCAGAGCCATCAGACGTCTGCTACAGTGCAAACACAGGGCTTGCACATTTCCCCTACCGCTTCGCGGCAGTGTCGACGAGCGCGGCCGACCTTGCCGAGCAGCTTGACGTCGCGTCGAAGCGCACGTCTTCAGTCGCTCCCAGCCAAGACGGCAAGCTGGCATTTCTGTTTACCGGCCAAGGATCCCAATACCCAGGAATGGGCAAGATTCTCTACCAAACTGAACCGGTCTTTCGCCACTGGATCGATATCGCAAATCCACTAGTCACGGACGAATGCGGCGTCCCTCTCCTCGACCTATTGTTCTCTCCTCTAGTGAACGAAGAGCTGCTTGATCAAACGCGCTACACGCAGCCCGCCTTGCTGGCGTTTGAATATGCGCTCGCAAAGCTCTGGCTGGCGCGTGGGGTCAAGCCCGATGTCCTCATTGGACATAGCCTGGGCGAATTCACTGCCGCCTGCGTGTCCGGAATTCTCCCATTCGACCAAGCTCTGCGGCTTGTCGGGGCGCGTGGTCGGCTCATGCAGGACGCTCGTCCGGCCGGTGCGATGCTGGCTGTTGCCATGGGCCTCGACGAGGCGCGTCGATTGATCAGAGAATTCGGGTCAAGCCTTTCTATCGCCGCGAAGAACGCGCCGCTCAGCGTGGTTGTATCGGGCGAAAAACAGGAAATACTGGCCCTTCGTGAAGAGCTGGAAAGATGCGGCGTCAGTCATTCGATCGTCAACGCTTCGGTAGCGTCCCATTCTTCGCTGATGGAATCCATAGTCGGGGATTTCGCCCATCATGCGAAGTCTGTCGTTTTTTCATCACCGACGCTTCCAATCATCGCAAATGTAACGGGAAGCATTTCCTCGCAGGAGATGACCAGTCCCGACTATTGGTGCAAACAGCTGCTAAAACCTGTCCTTTTCGAACAAAGCGTCGAAACCGCGTTGCGACTGGGTGTAACGACATTCCTGGAAATTGGCCCCAAATCCGTCCTTTCAAATCTCGGTAAAATGTGCGCCAGCGATCGACCGGCAATCCAAAACACTGCCTGGATTACAGCATTGAGTGAGAACGTGGATGATTGCGAGCAGGATGCGCTTGCTTTGGCTCAACTCTTTGAAAGTGGCGCGGGGATTGATTGGGCGGCCATTTACGAGGACAGGAAGGGACGGCGTATTCCTCTTCCAAGCTATCCATTCCAAAGACGGCGATATTGGCCGGGCGTTGACGATAAGGTCGATGAGAGATGGTTTCATCGAACGCTTTGGCGTCCTGAAGAACAGGCGGATCGTTCAGCAGACAGCCCGCTGCCCCAGATCCTCCTCGTATGTGGCGCGGACACTGCAGCAACCGAACTGGTCAACCTGCTTGAGCGACAAATTACCGCCGAAGCGGCAAAGACAGTGCGTAGGGGCCGCCACAGGCCAATCGTGATGTATCTCAACGAAATCAATATCGCTGACATTCAGGCGCTGCTCCGCCACACGACGACCGGAAAAGACGCCCCGGAATGCCGACTGATTTACGTGGCCTTCGCGTCGTCACGGGAAGACGGTGAACCAGCGCCGCAGGCGGGACCAGATGCCACTCAAGGGATCTTTGATGCGGTACGCTTTGTGCGCGACGCGTCCGCCTTCGATGGCTCTATAGACCTCAAGGTCCAGATCTTGACGCGCAACGCAGTCAGCATCGATCACCAGGATCTTCCTGTCGTGCCCGCCCAGGCCGCCATTTGGTCTGTCGCGACGGTGTTCGGGCAGGAGCACCGCGACATATGGCACAGTGTGATCGACTTCGACGAATCCTCGACGGATCTTGTAGTCGCACGGCTTTTACGCGGTGATTTGGCCGACCAGACGGCACTTCGACGCCGAAGCAGCTTTGTTGCCCGACTTGAGGATGTGGAACTAGCAGAGTCGCGGTCGCTCGCTTTCAGGGATGATGCCACCTATCTCGTCACGGGCGGACTTGGCGGCGTCGGAAGATCGCTGGTGCGATGGCTTGCAGATTGCGGCGCTAAAAACATTCTGCTCATCGGCAGGTCGCTCGAAGACGAAACCAAGCGGAGCGAACTGAAAGCCCTTCGAGAACGCATTCCAAACCTTCGCTTCGAAAGGGCCGACGTAGCGTCCCGCGCGGATATGGCGCGGATTTTTTGCGATATTGAGGTATCGGGCTTCCCGTTAAAGGGCGTCTTTCACGCGGCTGGCGTCAATGAAAATGGCATGATTGCGGATGTTGCCCATGACGCCCTCGACAGAGCCTTGAGGCCAAAACTTCATGGGACGCTCGTGCTCGATGAACTCACGCGCTCGTGCGAGATGGATTTCTTCATCTGCTTTTCCTCTCTGTCATCCATGCTGGGGTTCAAGGGGCAGGCTGCTTATGTGGCCGCAAATGCCGCCATGGAAGCAATCGTGACGAAGCGCGTTTGCGAGGGGTTCCCGGCGCTTGCGATCTGCTGGGGGCCCTGGGCAGGTGACGGAATGTCGGCCTCTCTCGGTGCCCGACAGAAAGCGCGTCTTGCCGCCATGGGCATTCGGGAATTTTCCCCCGATGAAGGGGTAGAGAAACTTTCGCGCCTTTTCGGCCTCTCGGGAATCTACGGCGCTTTTCCAATCGTCTGGCAAAGCTATCTCGACCAGTTCAATCGACGAATTCCGCCACTATTTTCGGCAGTAACAAGCCCCAAACCGACAAGCGTTGTCGGCACTGGACGAACATCCAAACGCCCGTTCAAAGACGAAGCGGCCGCGCTTCCCATCGAGGAGCGGACGGATTTTGTCGTTTCGAGTATTTCCGCGATCGTCGCCAAGACCCTTAGTACATCCCCGAAATCGGTTCGGACAGACGAAGCGATCAATCGGCTGGGCTTCGATTCTCTCACCACCTTGGAATTGCGCGACGCCCTGAAGGCACTCGGCGTGGTCCTACCCCTTGGCCCGCTCTTTTCCGGCGCCTCGATCGCCGACATCTCCAAGATAATCCTCGATCAACTGGAAACCCAAACGGATGTGCGCCTTGCTCCGCCGTCTTCAGTTCTTCCTGCTCGACGCGAACCGTTGATCATTCCAAGACGGAGCGGAAACGCGAGCATGCAGCTTGTTTGCTTCGCGTATGCTGGCGGAGGTCCGGCCGTCTTCAATGGCTGGGCCGACCAACTTCCAGATGACATCGAAGTGGCTATCGTTCAATTGCCCGGAAGAGGCTCACGGCTGGCTGAGCGGCCGCATACGAGGATGCATGATCTCGTTGATGAGCTGACGCCCGTCTTGGCCGACTACCTCGACAGGCCATTTGCCTTCTTCGGTCATTGCATAGGCGGTATCCAGGCTTTCGAACTGGCCCATCGCCTGGAGCGCGAGTATCGATTGCATCCGCTTCATCTGTTCGTCGCCGGGTCGAGAGCTCCGCAGATCTACAATGAACGACAGGCGTCTATTGACGCTGTCCAATTCGGTGCGACGGCAGCTCGTTCCGGAGCTGCAACCGAAGAGGATTTCATTGACATGCTTAAGGATGTCAACTTCGCAAACAACAAGGCTCTCTTCAAGGATGCCGAATTGTTGTCTCTCATGCTCCCCGTCATCAAAGCCGACTACGAGCTTAACAACACCTACATCTATCAGCCAAAACACCCCCTTGCCACGCCCATCACGGCAATTGGCGGTCGGGCCGATCCTTACACGACCGGCGAACATATCCTGGCGTGGAGCGAGCAATCCATGTTGCCGTTAGACACCCATTTCTGCCCGGGCGACCACTATTTCATGGAAACCCATAGCTCCTTTCTGATCGAGACAGCTGCCCAAATTCTTCTGGGATATGCCTCTCAGGCAAGGCCACGTCACATCAGGATTGTTTCGTCCAACTGA